In Maridesulfovibrio sp., a single genomic region encodes these proteins:
- the plsY gene encoding glycerol-3-phosphate 1-O-acyltransferase PlsY, with amino-acid sequence MLWIFWLVFAYFLGSIPFGLFIGKICSGIDIRNEGSRSTGATNVARLCGFKYGVAALILDVAKGFVPVIMAAQYSHNWLFISLVAAAAVLGHVFSMFLDMKGGKAVATVIGVFLALAPAALFYSLICLLIVILLSGFVSMGSLTMAIALPIFCLLTGSVGMVPLACGVTLLIFWTHRANIHRLAKGEEISWKKNK; translated from the coding sequence ATGCTCTGGATATTCTGGCTGGTTTTCGCATATTTTCTGGGGTCAATCCCCTTCGGGCTCTTTATCGGTAAAATCTGCAGCGGAATAGATATCCGCAATGAAGGCAGCAGAAGCACAGGGGCAACCAACGTGGCCCGCCTGTGCGGATTCAAATACGGAGTTGCAGCCCTGATACTGGATGTGGCCAAAGGCTTTGTTCCGGTAATCATGGCTGCCCAGTACAGCCACAACTGGCTGTTTATCTCTCTTGTTGCCGCCGCAGCAGTTCTGGGACATGTCTTTTCAATGTTTCTGGACATGAAAGGGGGCAAGGCAGTGGCGACTGTCATTGGAGTATTCCTGGCGCTTGCACCTGCAGCGCTGTTCTATTCACTCATCTGCCTGCTGATTGTCATCCTGCTGTCCGGATTTGTTTCCATGGGCTCTCTGACAATGGCCATAGCCCTGCCTATCTTCTGTCTGCTTACGGGGTCTGTGGGAATGGTTCCGCTGGCCTGCGGAGTAACTCTTCTGATCTTCTGGACGCACCGGGCCAATATACACCGTCTCGCCAAGGGAGAAGAAATTTCCTGGAAGAAAAACAAATAA
- a CDS encoding DUF3369 domain-containing protein, translating to MTADEKMFDEDELLFAEENPEDDNGVLREKNWKILIVDDEEDVHSTTRLVLDDFEFEGAGLEFLSAYTAEEALQIIKNEPDIAVILLDVVMETNHAGLELVRTIRGELKNTMVRIILRTGQPGQAPERKVIIEYDINDYKHKAELTAQRLFTSVLSALRSYRDIQIIEQNRKGLKHIIEASGDLFKEKSVNKLAQGVLTQVISLMGLRDSVYMEGNGVAVSSADHKDMQVIASTGRYAFCKSSVDDCKELNEETRARFKEICRIGHGCFMGNDYIGYLPTRMKGSHLLYVEGEGRSFSEQDEDLLRIFSDNVGVAFDNIYLNQEILDTQKEIVRMLGEVVEFRSKETAFHVIRVSEIVRILGLAMGLDQMEVDELYYASPMHDVGKIGIPDSILLKPGKLTPEELAIMRTHTEIGYSILRASNRKLLKTAATIAHEHHEYWDGSGYPQKLQKDEISIAGRILCITDVFDALCSERVYKKAWPVDQALDYLKQNREKMFDPDLVDLFFDNLDKIMEVRKKYQD from the coding sequence ATGACTGCTGACGAAAAAATGTTCGATGAAGATGAACTCCTTTTTGCGGAAGAGAATCCGGAGGATGATAACGGAGTACTGAGAGAGAAGAACTGGAAGATTCTTATCGTGGATGACGAGGAGGATGTTCACAGTACCACACGTCTGGTCCTTGATGATTTTGAATTCGAAGGCGCCGGCCTTGAGTTCCTGAGCGCATATACGGCAGAAGAAGCTCTGCAGATAATAAAAAATGAACCGGATATCGCAGTTATTCTTCTGGATGTGGTTATGGAGACAAACCATGCCGGGCTTGAACTTGTGCGTACCATCCGCGGGGAACTGAAGAATACCATGGTCAGGATTATCCTGCGTACCGGGCAACCGGGGCAGGCCCCTGAACGCAAGGTTATAATCGAATACGACATCAATGATTACAAGCACAAGGCGGAGTTGACCGCACAGAGACTTTTCACGTCCGTGCTCTCCGCGCTGCGTTCATACCGCGATATTCAGATCATTGAGCAGAACCGCAAGGGGCTCAAGCACATTATCGAAGCATCAGGCGACCTGTTCAAGGAAAAGTCCGTAAACAAGCTGGCGCAGGGGGTCCTGACACAGGTTATTTCCCTCATGGGGCTTCGAGATTCGGTATACATGGAAGGTAACGGTGTGGCGGTTTCCAGTGCGGACCACAAGGATATGCAGGTAATTGCCTCCACCGGAAGGTATGCTTTCTGCAAAAGTTCCGTGGATGACTGCAAGGAACTGAACGAAGAAACGCGTGCCAGATTCAAGGAAATCTGCAGAATCGGGCATGGCTGTTTTATGGGCAACGATTATATCGGCTATCTTCCAACCAGGATGAAAGGTTCCCATCTTTTGTATGTGGAAGGTGAAGGTCGCAGTTTTTCCGAGCAGGATGAGGATCTGCTACGAATTTTTTCCGACAATGTCGGTGTTGCATTCGATAATATTTATCTCAATCAGGAGATTCTCGATACCCAGAAGGAAATAGTGCGCATGCTCGGTGAAGTAGTGGAGTTCCGTTCCAAGGAAACAGCTTTTCACGTCATCAGGGTTTCCGAAATAGTTCGTATTTTAGGACTGGCCATGGGGCTGGATCAGATGGAGGTTGATGAACTCTATTATGCTTCTCCCATGCATGATGTAGGAAAGATAGGCATTCCGGATTCAATCCTGCTCAAACCCGGCAAACTGACCCCGGAAGAACTGGCTATTATGCGCACGCATACAGAGATCGGTTACAGCATCCTGCGAGCCAGCAACAGGAAGCTGTTGAAAACTGCTGCTACCATCGCTCACGAGCATCACGAATACTGGGATGGATCCGGTTATCCGCAGAAGTTGCAGAAGGATGAAATAAGCATTGCCGGACGCATACTCTGCATAACTGATGTTTTCGATGCTCTTTGCAGTGAGCGTGTCTATAAGAAGGCGTGGCCTGTGGATCAGGCTTTGGATTATCTGAAGCAGAACAGGGAGAAGATGTTCGACCCTGATCTTGTGGATTTGTTTTTTGATAATCTGGACAAGATCATGGAGGTCCGTAAAAAGTATCAGGATTGA
- a CDS encoding hybrid sensor histidine kinase/response regulator has protein sequence MQNSKMFEDDELLFSGEESEESGLEPVEPWRVLIVDDEPDVHSMTRMVLGDFIFEGRNLEFSSAYSGEESLKILEKELDFAVILLDVVMESNTAGLDVALRIREMLNNRFIRIILRTGQPGFAPEHKVITELDINDYWQKAEVTSQRLATSMTTALRSYRDLLKIESNRTSLARMAMSVAHQIRNRTMTINGFANLASRKLEDRPDTLKYLETISEETGRLERIVDSVSDFAAISYCDHSETDIEAAVSEVFENIRSFAADSGRDVNFDISVEKVSIDAKTDLFKKVVEELLKNAVFFCNRENPQVGLSVRVEKTVCCIEVSDNGQGVDADDLPFLFDPFFTKRPDAVGMGLSIVDRIVSGYNWGVAVGRSDSGGTVFSVNIPMKNMRT, from the coding sequence ATGCAGAATTCAAAGATGTTTGAAGACGATGAGCTTCTTTTTTCCGGAGAGGAATCGGAAGAGTCCGGTCTTGAGCCTGTTGAGCCGTGGCGCGTGCTTATTGTCGACGATGAACCGGATGTTCACTCAATGACCAGAATGGTTCTTGGAGATTTCATTTTCGAAGGAAGGAATCTTGAATTCAGCAGTGCATACAGTGGCGAGGAATCCTTAAAAATACTGGAGAAGGAACTCGATTTTGCGGTCATTCTTCTCGATGTTGTCATGGAAAGCAACACTGCGGGGTTGGATGTTGCCTTACGCATTCGCGAGATGCTTAACAACAGGTTTATAAGAATAATTCTGCGTACCGGCCAGCCCGGTTTTGCTCCGGAGCATAAGGTCATAACAGAGTTGGATATCAATGATTACTGGCAGAAGGCGGAGGTTACATCGCAGAGGCTGGCAACATCCATGACAACGGCTCTGCGGTCCTACAGGGATTTGCTCAAGATAGAGAGCAACCGTACCAGTCTGGCCCGTATGGCCATGTCCGTGGCCCATCAGATAAGAAACCGGACAATGACAATCAATGGTTTTGCCAATCTTGCCTCCAGAAAACTTGAGGACAGGCCGGACACCCTGAAATATCTGGAAACCATTTCCGAGGAGACCGGAAGGCTTGAAAGGATTGTGGACAGTGTTTCCGATTTTGCGGCCATAAGTTATTGCGACCATTCCGAAACAGACATCGAAGCTGCTGTTTCTGAAGTCTTTGAAAATATAAGGAGCTTTGCTGCCGATTCGGGCCGTGATGTTAATTTTGATATTTCTGTTGAAAAAGTGTCCATTGACGCGAAAACTGATCTTTTCAAAAAAGTAGTTGAAGAGTTGTTGAAAAATGCGGTGTTTTTTTGCAACAGGGAAAATCCTCAGGTGGGCTTGTCCGTCAGGGTGGAGAAGACTGTATGCTGCATCGAAGTAAGTGACAACGGACAGGGGGTGGATGCGGACGACCTGCCGTTCCTCTTTGACCCGTTTTTTACCAAAAGACCGGATGCTGTGGGAATGGGACTCAGCATCGTCGACCGTATTGTCTCCGGATACAATTGGGGAGTTGCTGTCGGCAGGTCTGACTCCGGCGGGACTGTTTTCAGTGTCAACATCCCGATGAAAAATATGCGAACATGA
- a CDS encoding zinc ribbon domain-containing protein: MPIYEFKCSKCGKEFDELIMPGKGIEAVCPECGSDQCEKLVSMGNVRPNGIPKGKGGYRAPACKGCGGSK, encoded by the coding sequence ATGCCTATTTATGAATTCAAATGTTCCAAATGCGGCAAGGAATTTGACGAACTGATCATGCCCGGCAAGGGAATTGAAGCGGTCTGCCCGGAATGCGGCAGCGACCAATGTGAAAAACTTGTTTCCATGGGAAATGTGCGCCCCAACGGAATACCCAAGGGAAAAGGCGGATATCGTGCCCCTGCCTGCAAAGGGTGTGGCGGTTCCAAATAA
- a CDS encoding LysR family transcriptional regulator yields MSDEEEFCPRVRLNLWLETEEGMLFGLGRAQLLEQIEKQGSLNKAAKALGMSYRAAWGRLKNTEDVLGESLVLKTRGRKGCSLTPLGERILEDYRQWAQEVENFAVMTARKSFPWKIASFEEDMERIRNAEKDSE; encoded by the coding sequence ATGTCGGATGAAGAAGAATTCTGCCCGCGGGTTAGACTTAACCTCTGGTTGGAAACAGAAGAAGGAATGCTGTTCGGTCTTGGAAGAGCACAACTTCTGGAGCAGATAGAAAAACAGGGGTCGCTTAACAAGGCGGCCAAGGCACTGGGTATGTCTTATCGGGCGGCCTGGGGCCGTCTGAAAAATACTGAAGATGTTCTGGGCGAATCTTTAGTCCTTAAAACCAGAGGGCGTAAAGGGTGCAGCCTCACTCCTCTTGGTGAAAGGATTCTTGAGGATTACCGTCAGTGGGCGCAGGAGGTCGAAAATTTTGCAGTGATGACTGCGCGTAAATCTTTTCCATGGAAAATTGCCTCCTTTGAGGAGGATATGGAACGTATCAGAAATGCTGAAAAAGATTCAGAGTAG
- a CDS encoding MATE family efflux transporter produces the protein MNMSTADMTNAPYRTIWNLSWPQILMMFFHLTIGLVDVWVASKLGREIQASMGMISQSLVFFMVIAVATANGAVAAISQSLGAGKNLRAKRYVGLCCILGAITGLVIFTAGYPFRNGILSILRVPGELRSIMEYFIQVFLFLVPIYYMLIITNAVFRAQKKVMMPLYSMIIVTTLNTIGDLGLGMGLWGFPDMGYMGLAWATFGSITAGALFNLAVLYRTGYLRRRCLAPLRWMKKAFPYLFKVAWPSGLMQLVWHSGYMVLYSITATLPENNIIALAGMTAGIRIESILFLPAFAFNMTASIIIGHYLGDGKPEEAKKFGFRILFLAIGFLSITALLLWQVIYPVTSIIAPEQVVLDEAVNYLYYNMLAIPFTLTTMIMAGALNGAGATLYNLFIFGITVWGCRLPLAYMLGHEIMHSATGIWMAMLISQGLQAAIIFYTFACRNWQKFSMIKKKNHKRIANA, from the coding sequence ATGAACATGAGCACCGCGGACATGACAAACGCCCCGTACAGAACAATATGGAATCTGTCATGGCCTCAAATATTAATGATGTTTTTCCACCTTACGATAGGCTTGGTCGACGTATGGGTGGCATCCAAACTTGGAAGAGAAATTCAGGCTTCCATGGGGATGATCAGCCAATCGCTGGTATTCTTCATGGTCATTGCCGTTGCCACGGCCAACGGAGCTGTCGCCGCCATCAGCCAGTCCCTTGGGGCCGGGAAAAATCTGAGGGCCAAACGATACGTAGGATTATGCTGTATACTTGGCGCCATAACCGGTCTTGTAATTTTCACAGCAGGATACCCTTTCCGCAACGGCATACTTTCCATATTAAGGGTCCCCGGAGAGCTGCGCTCAATAATGGAATATTTTATTCAGGTATTCCTGTTTCTCGTGCCCATCTATTACATGCTCATCATAACCAACGCCGTTTTCAGGGCGCAAAAAAAAGTTATGATGCCTCTGTACAGCATGATCATAGTCACAACTCTGAACACTATCGGAGACCTGGGGCTTGGGATGGGGCTGTGGGGTTTTCCGGACATGGGCTACATGGGGCTGGCCTGGGCGACTTTCGGCTCCATAACCGCCGGGGCACTTTTCAACCTGGCAGTACTCTACAGGACGGGATATCTGCGCCGCAGATGCCTGGCCCCGCTTCGCTGGATGAAAAAGGCATTTCCGTATCTGTTCAAAGTGGCCTGGCCCAGCGGGTTGATGCAACTGGTCTGGCATTCCGGGTACATGGTGCTTTACTCCATAACCGCAACCCTGCCGGAGAACAACATCATCGCCCTTGCCGGCATGACCGCAGGGATAAGGATCGAATCCATCCTTTTTCTGCCGGCATTTGCGTTCAACATGACCGCATCTATCATTATCGGCCACTATCTGGGGGACGGTAAACCGGAAGAAGCAAAAAAATTCGGGTTCAGAATTCTCTTTCTGGCCATAGGATTTCTGAGCATAACCGCCCTGTTGCTCTGGCAGGTAATCTATCCGGTTACCTCGATCATAGCTCCGGAACAGGTGGTCCTTGATGAAGCTGTAAACTATCTGTATTATAATATGCTTGCGATTCCCTTCACACTGACCACAATGATCATGGCCGGTGCTCTGAACGGAGCCGGAGCCACGCTCTACAACCTGTTCATCTTCGGCATCACCGTGTGGGGATGCAGGCTGCCGCTGGCCTACATGCTGGGGCACGAGATTATGCATTCCGCAACCGGCATCTGGATGGCCATGCTTATTTCGCAGGGATTGCAGGCAGCTATCATTTTTTACACTTTCGCGTGCCGTAATTGGCAGAAGTTCAGCATGATTAAAAAGAAAAATCATAAAAGGATTGCAAATGCATAA
- a CDS encoding phosphatidylglycerol lysyltransferase domain-containing protein: MHNEFKPITLECQDKFDKALAVCPQHTSDYTFSNIWGWTDYYGLELKCGEENLIHVRQTKPETVNWAPIGDWFNVDWAKCSLMNTPGTKFTRVPEKLALHLEGIFGNRLQIEENRGHFDYVYSVQELIELRGNKFHKKKNLLRQFMKKYDYEYREITADCVEEVLEMQLEWYRWQEENNSSDALEAENEAIAKVLKEMDTIKNLTGGTLRIGNRIIAYTIAEPLGEDTIVIHFEKGNTYFKGVYQAINQMFLENNASDKKFVNREQDLGEEGLRKAKMSYNPIDFMKKYEITVL; the protein is encoded by the coding sequence ATGCATAACGAATTCAAGCCGATCACACTTGAATGTCAGGATAAATTTGATAAAGCGCTGGCTGTATGCCCGCAACACACCTCGGATTACACATTCTCCAACATCTGGGGCTGGACCGATTACTACGGTCTGGAACTCAAATGCGGAGAAGAAAATCTGATCCACGTCCGCCAGACAAAACCGGAAACAGTCAACTGGGCGCCAATAGGAGACTGGTTCAACGTGGACTGGGCCAAATGCAGTCTCATGAATACTCCGGGCACAAAATTTACCCGCGTGCCGGAGAAACTTGCCCTGCACCTGGAGGGAATCTTCGGAAACAGACTGCAGATTGAAGAAAACCGCGGTCATTTCGATTATGTCTATTCAGTGCAGGAACTGATTGAACTGCGAGGCAACAAATTTCACAAAAAAAAGAACCTGCTCCGCCAGTTCATGAAAAAGTATGACTATGAATACCGCGAAATAACAGCAGACTGCGTCGAAGAAGTCCTTGAAATGCAGCTTGAATGGTACCGCTGGCAGGAGGAAAACAACAGTTCCGACGCACTGGAGGCGGAAAACGAGGCCATCGCAAAAGTGCTCAAGGAGATGGACACAATCAAGAATCTCACCGGCGGCACGCTGCGCATCGGCAATCGCATAATCGCATACACCATTGCGGAACCTCTGGGCGAAGACACCATCGTCATCCATTTCGAGAAGGGTAACACCTACTTCAAGGGCGTATATCAGGCTATCAACCAGATGTTTCTGGAAAATAACGCCAGCGACAAAAAATTTGTCAACCGCGAACAGGACCTTGGTGAAGAAGGACTGCGCAAGGCTAAAATGTCCTACAATCCGATTGACTTCATGAAAAAATACGAAATCACCGTTCTCTGA
- a CDS encoding alkaline phosphatase family protein encodes MLFTSPERERFVVVGLDGLPASLAIKWADRLPNLARIAGKCEPLTAEIPELSPVNWTSFFTAEPPQKHGVYGFTSIHPESYTLSINNFSQVLCPTVFDLLGRKGLVSKIVNLPNTYPAKQLRGMLVSGFVSETMEKAVYPPFLLGPLREAGYVLEADTSRGIMDPDYLFEQVSMTLAGRLKALELLWNDLAWDLFTIVFTETDRLFHFFYPAFEDRDHPQYGRAAEFMHKWDKALGTVLDKFDALPGPKKLIAFADHGFTSLETEVDLNAFLVRNGYLRYSTPPSDQWDSSVISSDSAAFALDPGRIYIHTPDRFSRGNISPDRITELSSQLRDRLMKLEFNGVKVMDKVLLRTEAYGTDPEGMPPDLICIAKPGFDLKAKFDRSEVFGFHGRTGTHTREDAFFYSSDDEQIEFMHQTGRMLLDWFGIPLP; translated from the coding sequence TTGCTTTTTACTTCACCGGAAAGAGAAAGATTTGTGGTGGTGGGGCTGGATGGTCTTCCGGCCTCACTGGCCATTAAATGGGCGGACAGACTCCCGAACCTGGCCCGCATTGCAGGAAAATGTGAACCGCTCACGGCCGAAATCCCGGAACTCTCGCCGGTGAACTGGACTTCCTTCTTTACCGCCGAACCTCCGCAGAAACACGGGGTATACGGGTTTACCTCCATCCACCCCGAAAGCTACACCCTTTCCATAAACAATTTCAGTCAGGTGCTCTGCCCGACCGTGTTCGACCTCCTGGGGCGGAAAGGACTGGTCAGCAAGATTGTCAACCTGCCGAACACCTACCCCGCAAAACAACTCCGCGGGATGCTGGTCTCCGGATTCGTATCCGAGACAATGGAAAAAGCGGTTTATCCCCCTTTTCTGCTAGGCCCTCTCCGGGAAGCAGGCTACGTGCTTGAAGCGGATACTTCACGGGGAATAATGGACCCGGATTATCTTTTCGAACAGGTCTCCATGACCCTTGCAGGCAGACTGAAGGCTCTGGAACTCCTCTGGAACGATCTGGCCTGGGACCTGTTCACCATTGTTTTTACCGAGACGGACCGTTTGTTTCACTTCTTTTATCCGGCTTTCGAAGACAGGGATCACCCCCAGTATGGACGCGCAGCAGAATTCATGCACAAGTGGGACAAAGCGCTCGGAACCGTGCTGGACAAATTCGACGCCCTGCCCGGCCCCAAAAAACTCATCGCCTTTGCCGACCACGGTTTCACTTCCCTTGAAACAGAGGTAGACCTGAACGCATTCCTTGTCCGCAACGGATACCTGCGCTACAGCACTCCACCATCCGATCAATGGGATTCCTCTGTCATCAGCTCCGATTCCGCTGCCTTCGCCCTTGATCCCGGAAGAATTTATATTCATACCCCGGATCGTTTTTCGCGGGGAAATATTTCACCGGACAGGATCACCGAACTCTCCTCGCAACTGCGTGACAGACTCATGAAGCTGGAGTTCAACGGAGTCAAGGTTATGGACAAGGTGCTGCTGCGTACAGAAGCTTACGGAACCGATCCTGAAGGAATGCCGCCGGACCTGATCTGCATCGCTAAGCCGGGATTCGACCTCAAGGCCAAATTCGACCGCAGCGAGGTCTTCGGATTTCACGGCCGGACGGGGACCCACACACGCGAAGATGCTTTTTTCTACAGTTCGGACGACGAACAGATTGAATTCATGCACCAGACAGGGCGGATGCTCCTCGATTGGTTCGGAATACCCCTGCCCTGA
- a CDS encoding ATP-dependent helicase produces the protein MIDFEKELNPAQYEAATHPQGPVLVIAGAGSGKTRTIVYRLAWLAEQGIPPESILLMTFTRKAALEMLNRTEQILGRPLHGTNGGTFHAFAFSVLRQNAAEIGFPNGFSLMDRSDSEGAVKEVKDGLGFGKKDRSYPKKSTLLDMISKSRNKEVSIDTLISSEAYHLAPYAQEMEEIAKAYAVYKKQHGLMDYDDLLFHLETLLETDSFLRNSLRSRYQYIMVDEYQDTNLVQARIVKLLAGEKGNVMAVGDDAQSIYSFRGADVSNILKFPEIFDGVKIVRLEQNYRSIQPILDLTNAILDGAETKFDKKLFTDRTWGDKPKLMIPLSDFSQSGRVLDRVIELQKKYGPDEVAVLFRAGYQSYGLEVALKRLGVDFKKYGGLKFNEAAHIKDVLAFMRLVSNPADIIAWQRTLGHIKGVGPKTAIKIAETVMAADSKKVSKYTSKYPLLKEILSDLDGLRRKNSSPATCLEVIVPLYKPILVAEYPDDYPRREAGIEQLGQIASNYNEVETFLADLCLDPDQHSEEEKKENALTLSTIHSAKGLEWKAVIILDLVEDRFPSRKSMQKPNEYEEERRLLYVACTRAKEELILSAPASINRRNTDFSEPAIPSPFIRELNSLLFDVLQESYSGGMVMKKADPEPNFNEEKASSTPEQKTAAPVKMGFCKHKIFGRGKIIERIEPNKLRINFPGFGPKVIVEDYVELL, from the coding sequence ATGATAGATTTTGAAAAAGAACTGAATCCGGCACAATATGAAGCCGCCACCCATCCTCAGGGTCCTGTGCTGGTTATAGCAGGCGCAGGCAGCGGCAAGACGCGCACCATTGTCTACAGACTTGCATGGCTTGCGGAGCAGGGAATTCCGCCGGAATCCATCCTGCTGATGACCTTCACCCGCAAGGCTGCTCTGGAAATGCTCAACAGGACGGAGCAGATTCTGGGCAGACCGCTGCACGGGACAAACGGCGGAACCTTTCACGCGTTCGCATTTTCCGTGCTTCGCCAGAATGCCGCTGAGATAGGATTTCCGAACGGATTTTCGCTGATGGACAGAAGCGACAGCGAAGGCGCGGTAAAGGAAGTTAAGGACGGCCTCGGGTTCGGTAAAAAGGACCGGTCCTATCCAAAGAAATCCACCCTGCTGGATATGATCAGCAAATCACGCAACAAGGAAGTATCAATCGATACGCTGATCAGTTCCGAAGCCTACCATCTGGCCCCTTATGCGCAGGAAATGGAAGAAATCGCCAAGGCATACGCAGTTTACAAAAAGCAGCACGGTCTCATGGACTACGATGATCTGCTCTTCCATCTTGAAACCCTGCTGGAAACAGACAGTTTCCTGCGTAATTCGCTGCGCAGCCGCTACCAGTACATAATGGTGGATGAATATCAGGACACCAACCTTGTTCAGGCGCGTATAGTCAAACTGCTGGCCGGAGAGAAAGGAAATGTCATGGCAGTGGGCGATGATGCCCAGTCCATATATTCCTTCAGGGGTGCGGACGTAAGCAACATACTAAAATTTCCGGAAATATTTGATGGCGTAAAAATAGTCAGACTTGAGCAGAACTACCGCTCCATCCAGCCCATTCTGGACCTGACCAACGCCATACTTGATGGCGCGGAAACAAAATTCGACAAGAAACTGTTCACCGACCGCACCTGGGGCGATAAGCCGAAGCTGATGATCCCCCTAAGCGACTTCAGCCAGTCCGGCCGAGTTCTGGACCGGGTAATCGAACTCCAGAAAAAATACGGCCCAGATGAAGTTGCTGTGTTGTTCAGAGCCGGATACCAGAGTTACGGTCTGGAAGTGGCCCTCAAACGACTTGGTGTTGATTTCAAAAAATACGGCGGTCTTAAGTTCAACGAGGCGGCGCACATCAAGGACGTGCTGGCTTTCATGCGGCTGGTCAGCAACCCGGCGGATATAATCGCCTGGCAGCGCACTCTCGGCCACATCAAGGGTGTCGGTCCGAAGACGGCCATCAAAATTGCCGAAACCGTGATGGCCGCAGACTCCAAAAAAGTTTCGAAATATACGAGTAAATATCCCCTGCTTAAAGAAATACTCTCCGACCTTGACGGGCTGCGCAGGAAAAATTCATCACCCGCCACCTGTCTGGAAGTCATAGTCCCGCTCTACAAGCCTATTCTTGTAGCAGAATACCCGGATGACTACCCGCGCCGCGAAGCCGGAATAGAACAGTTGGGCCAGATTGCTTCCAATTACAATGAGGTGGAAACATTTCTCGCCGACCTGTGCCTTGACCCTGATCAGCACAGCGAAGAGGAAAAAAAGGAAAACGCGCTCACCTTATCCACAATCCACTCCGCAAAGGGACTGGAATGGAAAGCCGTAATAATTCTCGATCTTGTGGAAGACCGTTTCCCTTCCCGCAAATCAATGCAGAAACCTAACGAATACGAGGAAGAACGCCGTCTGCTCTACGTGGCCTGCACCAGAGCAAAGGAAGAACTAATTCTCTCCGCCCCGGCTTCCATAAATCGCAGGAACACTGATTTTTCAGAACCGGCTATACCCAGTCCCTTTATCCGAGAACTGAATTCGCTCCTTTTTGATGTGCTTCAGGAATCGTATTCAGGCGGGATGGTAATGAAAAAAGCTGATCCCGAACCGAATTTCAATGAAGAGAAGGCAAGCAGCACTCCTGAACAGAAAACGGCTGCTCCCGTAAAAATGGGCTTTTGCAAACACAAAATATTTGGTCGCGGAAAGATAATTGAACGCATTGAACCGAATAAACTGCGCATAAATTTTCCCGGCTTCGGCCCCAAGGTCATTGTCGAGGACTACGTCGAGCTGTTGTAA
- the thiL gene encoding thiamine-phosphate kinase, producing the protein MTGPGSEQDFLSLIDRYFPAVNGHVTLGRGDDCSILHAESELCISKDLFLEDVHFRRSYFSPGDIGYKALAVNISDIAAMGGSPRGFALGLIIPSGLEYGFWDQFFQSMAELAAQNGLVLAGGDLSGGSILGISVTVWGEYGNGNRFLTRGNAFPGDILFLHGPVGLARTGLLALEEEGPAASVKYKDSVNAHLRPEMRIQAGQQLAAASCVRGLMDVSDGLARDLPRFLGCCEGSPGAKIEIPEHTLHQEIITYAQAKSISPSEHAFLGGEDYALLGAAEPEGFAELVGTIPGLQAIGTVTEDRSLLLNGNNFSASGFDHFSK; encoded by the coding sequence ATGACCGGACCAGGCTCCGAACAGGATTTCCTGTCCCTGATAGACAGATATTTTCCTGCCGTTAACGGGCATGTCACCCTCGGACGCGGTGACGACTGCTCAATACTCCACGCCGAAAGTGAACTCTGCATAAGCAAGGATCTTTTTCTGGAGGATGTGCACTTCCGCCGTTCCTACTTCTCGCCGGGTGATATCGGCTACAAAGCGCTTGCGGTAAATATCAGTGATATCGCTGCCATGGGCGGTTCTCCACGCGGTTTTGCCCTTGGACTGATTATTCCCTCCGGACTTGAATACGGATTCTGGGATCAGTTTTTTCAATCAATGGCGGAACTGGCTGCGCAAAACGGACTTGTACTTGCAGGCGGAGATCTTTCCGGCGGCAGCATTCTGGGTATTTCCGTGACCGTATGGGGCGAATACGGAAATGGAAACCGTTTTCTCACTCGAGGAAATGCTTTCCCCGGAGATATCCTGTTCCTTCACGGCCCCGTAGGACTTGCGCGTACCGGGCTTTTGGCTCTGGAAGAAGAAGGTCCTGCCGCAAGTGTAAAATATAAGGACAGTGTAAATGCGCACCTTAGGCCCGAAATGAGAATTCAGGCCGGCCAGCAGCTTGCTGCAGCCTCCTGCGTACGGGGGCTGATGGATGTCTCGGACGGTCTGGCCCGAGACCTGCCCCGTTTTCTGGGCTGCTGCGAAGGTAGTCCCGGCGCAAAGATAGAAATACCGGAGCATACCCTGCATCAGGAAATAATTACTTACGCGCAGGCAAAAAGTATTTCCCCGTCAGAACACGCATTTCTTGGCGGCGAGGACTATGCCCTGCTCGGGGCTGCCGAACCGGAGGGCTTTGCCGAACTTGTAGGCACCATTCCGGGCCTGCAGGCGATCGGAACAGTAACGGAAGACCGCAGTCTGCTTTTGAACGGCAACAATTTTTCCGCTTCAGGGTTTGACCATTTTTCAAAATAG